The Dama dama isolate Ldn47 chromosome 28, ASM3311817v1, whole genome shotgun sequence genome has a window encoding:
- the GPR63 gene encoding probable G-protein coupled receptor 63 has translation MKNTHGSDNASFHPVETMVVSAVLTASHAGASNTTFVVYENTYVNITVPPPFQHPGDVPLLRYSVETLAPTGMSSLTMNSTAVSPTPAASKSLNLPLQIILSALMIFILCVSFLGNLVVCLMVYQKAAMRSAINILLASLAFADMLLAVLNMPFALVTILTTRWIFGKFFCRVSAMFFWLFVIEGVAILLIISIDRFLIIVQRQDKLNPYRAKVLIAVSWAASFCVAFPLAVGNPDLQIPSRAPQCVFGYTTDPGYQAYVILISLISFFLPFLVILYSFMGILNTLRHNALRIHSYPEGICLSQASKLGLMSLQRPFQMSIDMGFKTRAFTTILILFAVFIVCWAPFTTYSLVATFSKRFYYQHSFFEVSTWLLWLCYLKSALNPLIYYWRIKKFHDACLDMMPKSFKFLPRLPGHTRRRIRPSAVYVCGEHRTVV, from the coding sequence atgaagaacaCTCACGGCTCTGACAACGCCAGCTTCCATCCTGTTGAAACCATGGTCGTCTCTGCGGTGTTGACAGCGTCCCATGCTGGGGCATCCAACACAACGTTTGTAGTCTATGAAAACACCTACGTGAATATCACGGTCCCTCCACCATTCCAGCACCCTGGCGATGTTCCACTGCTGAGATACAGTGTTGAAACCCTGGCTCCCACTGGGATGAGTTCCTTAACAATGAATAGTACTGCTGTGTCCCCAACACCAGCAGCTTCCAAGAGCCTCAACTTGCCTCTCCAGATCATCCTTTCTGCTCTGATGATATttattctgtgtgtgtcttttcttGGTAACTTGGTTGTTTGCCTCATGGTTTACCAAAAAGCCGCCATGCGCTCTGCCATTAACATCCTCCTGGCCAGCCTGGCCTTTGCAGACATGTTGCTTGCAGTGCTGAACATGCCTTTTGCCTTGGTCACTATTCTTACCACCAGATGGATCTTCGGGAAATTCTTCTGTAGGGTATCTGCTATGTTTTTCTGGTTGTTTGTGATAGAGGGAGTAGCCATCCTGCTCATCATTAGCATTGATAGGTTTCTTATTATAGTCCAGAGGCAGGATAAGCTAAATCCATACAGGGCTAAGGTTCTCATTGCAGTTTCTTGGGCAGCTTCTTTTTGTGTAGCTTTTCCCTTGGCAGTAGGGAACCCTGACCTGCAGATACCTTCCCGAGCCCCCCAGTGCGTGTTCGGGTACACAACCGATCCAGGTTACCAGGCTTATGTGATTttgatttctctcatttctttcttcctgcccTTCCTGGTGATCCTGTATTCGTTTATGGGCATCCTCAATACTCTTCGGCATAATGCCTTGAGGATCCACAGCTACCCTGAAGGTATATGCCTCAGCCAGGCCAGCAAACTGGGTCTTATGAGTCTGCAGAGACCCTTCCAGATGAGCATTGACATGGGCTTTAAAACGCGTGCCTTCACCACCATCTTGATTCTCTTCGCTGTCTTCATCGTCTGCTGGGCCCCATTCACCACTTACAGCCTTGTGGCAACGTTCAGCAAGCGCTTTTACTACCAGCACAGCTTTTTTGAGGTCAGCACCTGGCTGCTCTGGCTCTGCTACCTCAAGTCTGCATTGAACCCCCTGATTTACTACTGGAGGATTAAGAAATTCCATGACGCCTGCTTGGACATGATGCCTAAGTCCTTCAAGTTTTTGCCGCGGCTCCCTGGTCACACACGGCGGCGGATACGCCCCAGTGCCGTCTATGTGTGTGGGGAACATCGAACGGTGGTGTGA